Genomic DNA from Nymphalis io chromosome 5, ilAglIoxx1.1, whole genome shotgun sequence:
TGGTGATTGGTCTCgacgttttagttttaatacttTGCTAACGCTTGTCAAACAAGTGCACAAAGTGTAATATACAGATATAATTTCAGCTAGTTAATTAAGCgctattaatgttatattgacGGTTAAAGTacagcttgtttttttttatatatgaaatcaaCACCTTTACTAGTTAATAACATTTTCGTAAGCTGGCATATTGTAAATAGAATGGTTAACGGGaagtaataaaagttatagGTTAGCTAAATAATTCCTATACATGGCTCGTGACAATGTATCGCTCGATGTAATGTGCCCAATTATGATGTACAAAGTTTAGGTTATTTACCTAATAAGCTCCCTTTACCGTGTGAAAATAACCTCGATAGTTAATACTTTGCGTTAAAGTAGAATAATAACGGAGACAAAAGAATTTCAATGCGATTTTGACATAAGGTCAAATTGGCGGGAATAAGATGAGCATAGACAAACGaacttttcaaattttatctGTGACAATTAAAAAAGGGATAAAATGTCTGTCGCTAAGCACATTGCTATTTCGCAATGTGTTGAAATTATCGGTATTAGTAcggatattttatagaaaatgtttattaaaaattatcatttatttaaatatttgttaaaaattattcaaatgtctcatataatgtacaaaactgttaaatataactatagTGATGTGAAGAATTGAATAGTTCAAAGAAACCTGGGTTCAAATGAGGCCATATTTGTGGAACTTAAGATAACGCAAACAACAAGAGAATGGTTGATATActaattgcaaaaataaaaatcaacgttATCGTCTTAAAACATTTTAGGATGTTAGAAGTACCTATTTGTCCGCTTGTAACATAACAAAGGTGTGCAGAATTAGCATAGGTTCTAGGTCAAGGTCAATTCGActaatatatagataatgtaAGAATAGTGTCGGTAGtcagttgatttttttattttgataaatgccCTTTACAGACTTTATACCGTTTCCATAAAATTCttttttcattacatatataaattatcattcgAATTTATGTCATTATTATCACGAGGGAAATAACATATTCGCACTGggtattttaaaaatgggatatcatattatgtttataatttaaaatcgttAAAGGCAACCCCATGATGTAATCGgtgtctttatattattttcagaaaAATATTAGGCGTGTAAATATTGGtcctttataaaatttgtaatattatctgtaaaattataataagtatttgttATCATTacaaatgtctttttttttttcttattggttttacttttaagtttattatttttcacaccTCACCTCGCCTAgcgcttataaataaatatattcattggtgcttgtttttctttctaaatataaatataatacaaaaatcgtAAGAATAATAACGaatggaaattaatttataaacttttttaccTTCATTCGAcatgttgtttttatattaaaattcgacTCAAGAAATATGAAACAcaaattttttaaatcgatacttagcatttatttatattaattgtaattttcttGTAACAAGGAAAGTATAAAAACGACTTAGCAACAACGGTTCCATATTTCaagaagatattttaaaatatatttttgcgaaAATGTTTTGTGATTACAATCGAAGTGGATCTGATGTAGATGTATGTACATACAATCAAAGAAAGTAGTATAAAACCGAAAGTGGAATTATTCttgcaataattaatttgtatttctggGCAAATAAAGCAttctttaacaatattttgttttattttactatgtttTTTAATAGGTAGGCTGACAAGCgactgatggtaagtagtcaccaccgcctagATAATGGcgctacaaaaaatattaatcatttttacgTATTACGCCAATGCGCCGCTAAGCCTGAGCAGaagttatgtccgttgtgcctgtagtgaGAATGGcgcactaacccttcaaaccgcaacctTAGTACTATTTACTCCTACCTACCAAACGGACTTGCCCAAATCCGTACCACTAAGTAGTATTAcctatttttgatatttaaattaaatggtaAAAGACTGTTAAATTGTTGCAAACAATAAATAGCATACGTATGAtaagtacttaataatattgaatatacctTTTAAAATCAAGttgtatattgattattttcaaaaactaaatacgatcaaaaaatttaattggttCTCAAATTGTCATTATCATAGGTTAACATCTgtagaaatagaaaaaaaggtGATTTATTCATCTAAACTCTAAAGTACCtacataatttaaacataaccaGCTTAAAATAGCATAATGATATGAGAAACTATCGAGATTATACGATTCAACCATGGCAACATGCCAAAAAAGATTACATTACTTAATATTGtactcgtaacagcctgtgaatgtcccactgctgggcgaagaCCTCTTTTCCCttcattacttaatttttaactacatgacttagtataaaaatgtaaatcgcTGGggatgtatatttgtttatgttatactaaaaaatacacacttgtatataaaaatgattcccggtaatttaatattatataacgttatctttattttattattgaatactttttaaattattgatccTCCCTGGCACTGGGAACTCTTcaggaaataaaatatcttttgatttttaatttaatctatttatttaaaatcctttGGTAAAGAAGATTAGACATTGGAAAAAGTAATATGCAAACTCTCATTTATAACAAGCTAATCTATTATTAAGAAAGTATTATCGGCTAATTAATTAGTAGAAGATTGTGAAAATTCTACTGTAAATCCTCGAACACTCCTGAAAATGTGTATGTTTTAGGTACCTACTTTACATTTTCTATCAGCTGTTGCTGTCTTTCGAAATTGACAATAGAGTCAATTGACATAATATGCTTGTCACTTGTCAGTAAATTTTCAGAAAAGTGTACCTACCTAGGTTTAGctgaaaaatttatattgtttattgtacattttacatattgttttatacgcaaaaaatggaattaattGATAATGATATTCGCCAATGGGATGCGAATGATATAAAGGAGCAATTTGGAGACAACCTGATGCTATTGCCTTCTAATGACAACATAAAGGAACTACAGACCATACTTCGAGACAAGTAAggttataatacttattaaatagttttagaaatttgcgtaataaatcattaaaaataaaaagattgttACCTTACCTTTTCTTCAATCATTacgttgaaataaataattgagtAGGTGCTGTATTTTGTTTacctaaacaaaatatatataaattagttttatcacAAATAAGATGCTGTTGATTCtttatttttctgtattatttaaataataatgggctatatatgcaattaataacatttataattatcattaggAACACAACTCGAAGTGATTTCAAGTTCTATGCAGATCGTCTGATTAGACTTGTTATCGAAGAGAGTTTGAATAAGTTGCCATTCACTGATTGTGAAGTTATTACGCCAACAGGAGCTTTATATAAGGGCTTAAAATATGGATCTGGAAATTGTGGAGTATCAATTGTTAGATCTGGAGAGGCTATGGAGCAGGtgtgtataaattatatctttaaatatatatttattcaagaaaataTAACTCCACTGAATTAGTCTACAAATCCATGTATGCACAAATTAAACAGCTTTTAATCCTATTGGATAccctatatatttaaactgtaatGGCAAATTACAAATTCatcactaaatattttattttaacatgatTACCTTAAGCAATAAGAAAATCTAAAACTGGTGCAATAGAAGAAATTTTCAAGATACTGTAATCATGCGTGGATTTTGttcattgataaaaaataaaactaattagtGCAGTATTAACTCTCTTAATTTCTGATATAAGTAACTAactaatttcttatatatttcatgttcAAGGGCTTGCGAGATTGTTGCCGATCTATACGCATAGGTAAAATTCTAGTAGAGAGTGACAATGACACACACGAAGCACATGTTGTATATGCAAAGTTCCCTGAGGATATTGCTCGAAGACAGGTACTATTGATGTATCCTATTATGTCCACCGGCAACACTGTCAAACAGGTTTGTACTCTGGTGTTaatggttttaattatttaagtgacctaaacatttaatttgtatagTATGAATTCGTATATTTTGTACCACCCGGGCCCTCCACCACTATGCTAATCATGTATATAATTCTATACAGATGTTACTGTATTATGTATACACAATTAGACAGGTAGAcagaaatactaatatttttagtaatatggatataataaaaagaattagattgaatgttttaaaaaggTTACGTATTTCCTTATCCTTTTATGATATGTGCGTGATTAAAATAGTTACAAGACTTGTCTTGGTTTTGGGcacaatttatatgaaaaaaattgattatcGTATTAATTATATGGAATAATTATCGAATCattgtgaattattatttttatacccctattatacattttctatttattgatttttatgctTATCTGTTTTCCCTGTTTATgagaaacattaaattatacatacataaaaaaaaaaactttaattttgtaatttgtgaTTGATCtgcttatgtttttaataatattattaacataaaactttCTAGACATCATTTATttagtgtatttatataatacttatttgcaGGCAGTGAATGTTCTTACACAGCATGGCGTGAAAGAAGAACGTATAATACTCTCCAATCTCTTTTGCACCCCTGCAGCAGCTCAGGCCGTCGTTGACTATGTACCGAAGATGAAAATACTTACGTCAGAACTCCATCCCGTAGCTCCAAACCACTTTGGACAGAAATATTTTGGAACAGACTGATATGAGGGTGACTTTGAGATGTGACATctcttacaaataaatatttatttgacctGCGCTCTTAGAAATGCATGAACTTACAGTTTAACTTTACAAACAATAGTTCTTAATATTCATATGTTAATAagagatgtattataatttattacagcaAACTTTcagtttatgtataaaaactttttcaattgTGATTTAGGCTTTATTCAGTgtttttacacaaaataaatttattttataaaaaaatggtatggTAAGACTTATTAATctgtacaattatattaaagcatAGTTTAAGGAACATACTTTATATCAGCAATCTCTTAAGATGTAAAAACCTATTAAATtaagcttatttatattatggtttttctttttatatttaaattatttttatgtagtatGTTCCAAAATAGTTTTTACCATGTTCCTAATGTTGTTCTTATCAAAAGTgctgtttttttcttcaatatgaatatttttcatgtgcttgcacatttttaagaaaacaactatactatataagccacccactaaaaaaccagcggtaccctttccgtcataacgaggagcgccacgggatcgcttgcgcatgctaccgcgacgctctgacgggtggcctgcgtatccaggcctccattctctatggggattaccagggtactgagaaccccctagtcccagcgacgcctattgcggcggagggaaaaggtgcgcatagcgcctatACTATATAAGCCACCGCGGAAAAGGCTATACTTATTAAACGATAATGAAATTTCAAAGTTACCCCGTACCTTGTACTTAATTCAAATAAGTTACAGAATTGCTCACAGCAAAtcgatgttttttaataatcataaaagaCAAACGTGTTGAGCCAAATTGTGCATCAGCTTATTTTTACATTGGTatctattaattaaacaaaggcaaaatcaatgtaaatataaattattatccttGTCGACGATAGCATAATAGATTGAAGtgggtaaaaataaataataaacaattgttaTTTCGATCATTTAATTCAGTTTCATAGTTTATACAATCTATGGATAGatacaagaattattattagatcAGATCACACAACTAAGCAATTTCAAGGtgtatattaatcataaattaataataattttatcaacattttaataatttatcccTTAACGATTACCCTTACAAAGTGTTCCCCAGACATTTTGTGGTCGTTCCGCTACTGCGATCTCAAAACACAGATGTTATCCTCTTAAAATACAAGTCTACGtctaaaaaaatagtttattatcatttaaaaatagatataacaTTCAATTACATTATTGTAACGAGAGGTTCCCATTagagaacaaaaatattttatttttattttattagtaaaaactaGACGACATAACGTCACTTAATAATTTAGTGTTAGGAAGCTATCGTCCGATGGAGAATATGGCAGCACTACACGTGTCAAATCTCACTGTACGTTCGACGTCATTACATAAATCGTCGGCGATCGCTCTCATAAGTGCGTactcataaataaatacttaaataatataaacatacattacTTTGtagataatttcatttattacacTTATTATGCTATGTTACGCAATTTAAACAATGACAAGCACTTATATGATAGtaacaatcattaaaaaaaaacaacttacaaACACCTAGCAACACCAGgcgttttaagttaatgttgtctttgcatatataataatgattaaaacaaaatatttttgaaattgactTAGATATGTTATTAAGGCATCGTGTGAATTGCACTAGGTAAATTGACAAATATAAGTCATACCTAAGGGACTAATACAACAGCCAAAGCGAAATTATATGGCAATTAGcacaaatacattatatacttataaatatacatactggTTCCCGAAACGGCTGTTATTAgcaacaataattaaaacaaaatatataaacacctTAAGTAATAATCGAgtaaaaaaagcaaaattagatattttatttgtgcatttacatatgtatttttttgtgattttctcgtttttgtataaaaaatatcgtcaACAACTTGAAGTAACGAGTGACTATAGATTGACCTTACGAAAATTTGTTTCGTCGGCAAGGTCGAAAAGTTGGTCGCTGGGCATTCCCTGCGTTCTGAACGCGCACCAGTCTCTCGCGTTTGCGACTATCGGTAGGATTGTCTTGTCGCTGCACAAGACCAAAAACTCGTGTTTAGTCACGAATCTCAAAAAGCGAAGCTGTTATGACAATGTTCGTTAATATCCTTTGGAATCATCTTGTGGTGATTTATATCCGAATAGTCATTAGTGAGAGGATGGAGGCGTTAGAGCAAGCTTTGTATTTACATGAGCTTCTGCTTCGCGCACTCTGGACAGATGATGTCCTGTCCATCGGTGATAAAGCCCTTGCCGACGAGTGAAGTCTTGCACTGCGCGCAGATGAAACAGCCGTTGTGCCAGTGACGGTCCTCGAACGAGATGAAGCGAGTGCCGCCGATACCTGTAAATTGACAGTTTACTGTGAAATTAGCCGATTCCAGTTTTCAGAACTAGTCATCACCACCCGAGGCGGTGGCGGCGGCTCTTAAGAGCGGTCTTAGAAAAATGTTTGTGTTAAGCACATGCTTgggcatttatatattatatttatttatatattacttcatCACTTAACGCAGCAACAACCCGCATAGTTGCGAGAAACTAACCCATCAACAAACACATTGATTGGGCTGGCGTTATGCAGGTCGCTTTATAAGATTGCGAAAGATGGAAATCTATTAAAGGATAAGTTTTATTGCTAATTGGCTGACGATGGTTCTAGTTGTTCAAGTTCAGCTACTAGTTACgcttattatcattatcatcatataAATTAGGACATAATCTAATAAACTTATTcttcaaaagttataatattataaccttATAATAGTAagagataaataatttcatcaatacagaacgcgtaaatcttaaccgaatttCATCAATAGGTTATTGTTTTTCAGAAGTTATAATCCTTACCAGTGATAGGCTTGGTGCATGAAGTGCACCGCTTCGCGAACAGCTCTCCGAAGCATTCAGCGCAGTAGGGCTTCTCATCGCGAGATGTGAAGCGCTCTCCGGCGAGCGACGTGTTGCAGTTCGTGCAAGTGAAGCACTCGCGATGCCACGGCTCGTGCTTGTATGTTACACCTCCTTGCGTTATTATCTGAaatggtatatataaatataatataaaatacattaagaataattttatgtagttttactttgataattttataaattcgaaTGATGTAAAACAAATTGTTAGTACAATCGTTTATTTTAGCTTTTTATTGAGAATAGaactaatttcaaaatttgtatttagtaGACTTGTAGAAACTACTTTAATCccgcttatttaattttatttaaagtgataTGGCCGAAtcgttatatgtattaaatttctaTTCATAACATATTAATGTTTATCTAAACGCTTTATAAAATGtgtgtattgatttttttttggatattaatttatttaaaataaattttaccttGTTACATTTGACGCAACGAGTAGCAAACTTGTCCTCATAGCAGCCAGCGCAGTAGATTTCCTGCTCTCGGGGTATGAAGCTCTTGGTGCCGATCGGGTTCTTGCACACAACACAGCAGAAGCACTTCTCGTGCCACTGCTTAGTCTTGTACTCCATCTTCTTGGTTCCTgcataaaacaaagaaaaaaaaataagttttggaagaatttacaaattatattttccgTAACATTGCATCATGGATCTATTGGACTAATACCATTtcttattaaagtattaaatgtGTATAACAATCGCAAAATAGTTAGGATATCGAAGTGTCAAATgcttcaaattttaattaatataaaaattaacaatatgataCTCGGCTGCAGACCATGAATGGACTGgttaataaaa
This window encodes:
- the LOC126768633 gene encoding four and a half LIM domains protein 2 isoform X5; translation: MNKDWHSGHFCCWQCDESLTGQRYVLRDEHPYCIKCYESVFANGCEECNKIIGIDSKDLSYKDKHWHEACFLCAKCRVSLVDKQFGSKLDKIYCGNCYDAQFASRCDGCGEVFRAGTKKMEYKTKQWHEKCFCCVVCKNPIGTKSFIPREQEIYCAGCYEDKFATRCVKCNKIITQGGVTYKHEPWHRECFTCTNCNTSLAGERFTSRDEKPYCAECFGELFAKRCTSCTKPITGIGGTRFISFEDRHWHNGCFICAQCKTSLVGKGFITDGQDIICPECAKQKLM
- the LOC126768712 gene encoding uracil phosphoribosyltransferase homolog codes for the protein MELIDNDIRQWDANDIKEQFGDNLMLLPSNDNIKELQTILRDKNTTRSDFKFYADRLIRLVIEESLNKLPFTDCEVITPTGALYKGLKYGSGNCGVSIVRSGEAMEQGLRDCCRSIRIGKILVESDNDTHEAHVVYAKFPEDIARRQVLLMYPIMSTGNTVKQAVNVLTQHGVKEERIILSNLFCTPAAAQAVVDYVPKMKILTSELHPVAPNHFGQKYFGTD
- the LOC126768633 gene encoding four and a half LIM domains protein 2 isoform X6, giving the protein MSADVLSDDFKSRLHLTTKTVGQERIRRARENNEDVAILSMFLPNATAERENKKFCCAMKDHCLLGDPRKTIAGTKKMEYKTKQWHEKCFCCVVCKNPIGTKSFIPREQEIYCAGCYEDKFATRCVKCNKIITQGGVTYKHEPWHRECFTCTNCNTSLAGERFTSRDEKPYCAECFGELFAKRCTSCTKPITGIGGTRFISFEDRHWHNGCFICAQCKTSLVGKGFITDGQDIICPECAKQKLM
- the LOC126768633 gene encoding four and a half LIM domains protein 2 isoform X4, which translates into the protein MADVDVQVQYTSTERKTRKVKKTSKRRESKDGEVTVTEIDQTNSTNANDDGGEYTKAMNKDWHSGHFCCWQCDESLTGQRYVLRDEHPYCIKCYESVFANGCEECNKIIGIDSKDLSYKDKHWHEACFLCAKCRVSLVDKQFGSKLDKIYCGNCYDAQFASRCDGCGEVFRAGTKKMEYKTKQWHEKCFCCVVCKNPIGTKSFIPREQEIYCAGCYEDKFATRCVKCNKIITQGGVTYKHEPWHRECFTCTNCNTSLAGERFTSRDEKPYCAECFGELFAKRCTSCTKPITGIGGTRFISFEDRHWHNGCFICAQCKTSLVGKGFITDGQDIICPECAKQKLM